Proteins from a genomic interval of Neodiprion lecontei isolate iyNeoLeco1 chromosome 2, iyNeoLeco1.1, whole genome shotgun sequence:
- the LOC107224826 gene encoding BTB/POZ domain-containing protein 10 isoform X7: MSNPGDRLSYVQDSSSDTETDYKETDSRGRHRVYKNRFGCGGSTKPKPCLVQRDGSNDQHCRSLNPERQSTMRSSVGFAKPQPNQTHDKVSAPGVASGMSGAPASEERITLIVDNTRFILDPALFTAYPNTMLGRMFSSGIEFALPNERGEHELADGISAMVFRAILEYYKEGVIRCPPTVTVQELHEACDYLLVPFDANTVKCQNLRGLLHELSNEGARCQFEVFLEDLILPLMVNSAQRGDRECHVVVLLEDDVVDWDEEYPPQMGEEYSQTVNSTAMYRFFKYIENRDVAKQVMKERGLKKIRLGIEGYPTYKEKVKKRADGRAEVIYNYVQRPFIHMSWEKEEAKSRHVDFQCLKSKSVTNLAEATADPVLDAGENPITAIGMDPIPQPLAANPMGIDTDAEGAVGLPADSDLNQLLPDETS, from the exons ATGTCAAATCCTGGAGATCGTTTAAGTTATGTGCAAGATAGTAGCAGCGATACAGAGACAGACTACAAGGAAACGGATAGCCGCGGTCGCCACCGCGTATACAAGAACAGATTTGG TTGTGGTGGCTCAACCAAACCAAAACCTTGTCTGGTACAGCGGGATGGAAGCAACGACCAGCACTGTCGTTCCCTCAATCCAGAAAGACAAAGCAC AATGCGTTCATCAGTCGGGTTTGCAAAACCTCAGCCTAACCAAACTCATGATAAAGTATCAGCGCCGGGAGTTGCATCCGGCATGAGTGGTGCACCAGCCAGTGAAGAGCGGATAACGCTCATTGTTGATAATACTAG ATTCATTTTAGATCCGGCATTATTCACTGCTTATCCAAATACGATGCTGGGCCGTATGTTCAGTTCCGGCATCGAATTTGCTCTGCCAAATGAAAGAGGTGAACACGAACTTGCGGATGGAATTTCTGCCATGGTGTTCAGAGCCATTTTGGAGTACTATAAAGAAGGCGTAATTCGGTGCCCTCCTACCGTTACTGTACAAGAACTTCACGAAGCTTGCGATTATCTTCTGGTACCGTTTGATGCCAACACAGTTAAATGCCAAAATTTGC GGGGACTGCTTCACGAATTGTCTAATGAAGGAGCTCGCTGCCAGTTTGAAGTTTTTCTCGAAGACTTGATATTACCACTAATGGTTAACAGTGCGCAACGAGGAGACAGAGAATGCCACGTCGTAGTTTTACTCGAAGATGACGTCGTAGACTGGGATGAAGAATATCCACCCCAAATGGGCGAGGAATACTCACAGA CGGTGAACAGCACGGCCATGTaccgattttttaaatacattgaaaatcGAGATGTGGCCAAACAAGTGATGAAAGAACGAggactgaaaaaaatacgctTGGGGATCGAGGGATACCCAACGTACAAGGAGAAGGTGAAGAAGAGAGCGGACGGCCGTGCGGAAGTTATATATAATTACGTCCAACGTCCTTTTATTCACATGTCATGGGAGAAAGAAGAAGCCAAGAGCCGTCACGTCGATTTTCAATGCCTGAAATCTAAGTCTGTAACAAATCTTGCCGAGGCTACAGCAGATCCTGTACTGGATGCTGGAGAAAATCCCATAACGGCAATCGGCATGGATCCTATACCTCAACCATTAGCAGCTAATCCCATGGGCATTGATACTGACGCTGAAGGAGCCGTTGGATTACCAGCGGACTCGGATCTCAACCAATTATTACCCGACGAAACCTCTTAA
- the LOC107224826 gene encoding BTB/POZ domain-containing protein 10 isoform X2 encodes MRFTVKKTRQVRFYFCSVQICSSLKWLLEKIECWPDMSNPGDRLSYVQDSSSDTETDYKETDSRGRHRVYKNRFGCGGSTKPKPCLVQRDGSNDQHCRSLNPERQSTMRSSVGFAKPQPNQTHDKVSAPGVASGMSGAPASEERITLIVDNTRFILDPALFTAYPNTMLGRMFSSGIEFALPNERGEHELADGISAMVFRAILEYYKEGVIRCPPTVTVQELHEACDYLLVPFDANTVKCQNLRGLLHELSNEGARCQFEVFLEDLILPLMVNSAQRGDRECHVVVLLEDDVVDWDEEYPPQMGEEYSQTVNSTAMYRFFKYIENRDVAKQVMKERGLKKIRLGIEGYPTYKEKVKKRADGRAEVIYNYVQRPFIHMSWEKEEAKSRHVDFQCLKSKSVTNLAEATADPVLDAGENPITAIGMDPIPQPLAANPMGIDTDAEGAVGLPADSDLNQLLPDETS; translated from the exons ATGCgatttactgtaaaaaaaactaGACAGGTTAGGTTTTACTTTTGCAGCGTTCAAATTTGCTCCTCATTAAAGTGGCTATTGGAGAAAATAGAGTG CTGGCCTGACATGTCAAATCCTGGAGATCGTTTAAGTTATGTGCAAGATAGTAGCAGCGATACAGAGACAGACTACAAGGAAACGGATAGCCGCGGTCGCCACCGCGTATACAAGAACAGATTTGG TTGTGGTGGCTCAACCAAACCAAAACCTTGTCTGGTACAGCGGGATGGAAGCAACGACCAGCACTGTCGTTCCCTCAATCCAGAAAGACAAAGCAC AATGCGTTCATCAGTCGGGTTTGCAAAACCTCAGCCTAACCAAACTCATGATAAAGTATCAGCGCCGGGAGTTGCATCCGGCATGAGTGGTGCACCAGCCAGTGAAGAGCGGATAACGCTCATTGTTGATAATACTAG ATTCATTTTAGATCCGGCATTATTCACTGCTTATCCAAATACGATGCTGGGCCGTATGTTCAGTTCCGGCATCGAATTTGCTCTGCCAAATGAAAGAGGTGAACACGAACTTGCGGATGGAATTTCTGCCATGGTGTTCAGAGCCATTTTGGAGTACTATAAAGAAGGCGTAATTCGGTGCCCTCCTACCGTTACTGTACAAGAACTTCACGAAGCTTGCGATTATCTTCTGGTACCGTTTGATGCCAACACAGTTAAATGCCAAAATTTGC GGGGACTGCTTCACGAATTGTCTAATGAAGGAGCTCGCTGCCAGTTTGAAGTTTTTCTCGAAGACTTGATATTACCACTAATGGTTAACAGTGCGCAACGAGGAGACAGAGAATGCCACGTCGTAGTTTTACTCGAAGATGACGTCGTAGACTGGGATGAAGAATATCCACCCCAAATGGGCGAGGAATACTCACAGA CGGTGAACAGCACGGCCATGTaccgattttttaaatacattgaaaatcGAGATGTGGCCAAACAAGTGATGAAAGAACGAggactgaaaaaaatacgctTGGGGATCGAGGGATACCCAACGTACAAGGAGAAGGTGAAGAAGAGAGCGGACGGCCGTGCGGAAGTTATATATAATTACGTCCAACGTCCTTTTATTCACATGTCATGGGAGAAAGAAGAAGCCAAGAGCCGTCACGTCGATTTTCAATGCCTGAAATCTAAGTCTGTAACAAATCTTGCCGAGGCTACAGCAGATCCTGTACTGGATGCTGGAGAAAATCCCATAACGGCAATCGGCATGGATCCTATACCTCAACCATTAGCAGCTAATCCCATGGGCATTGATACTGACGCTGAAGGAGCCGTTGGATTACCAGCGGACTCGGATCTCAACCAATTATTACCCGACGAAACCTCTTAA
- the LOC107224826 gene encoding BTB/POZ domain-containing protein 10 isoform X6: protein MRFTVKKTRQVRFYFCSVQICSSLKWLLEKIEWYLPFYHSCGGSTKPKPCLVQRDGSNDQHCRSLNPERQSTMRSSVGFAKPQPNQTHDKVSAPGVASGMSGAPASEERITLIVDNTRFILDPALFTAYPNTMLGRMFSSGIEFALPNERGEHELADGISAMVFRAILEYYKEGVIRCPPTVTVQELHEACDYLLVPFDANTVKCQNLRGLLHELSNEGARCQFEVFLEDLILPLMVNSAQRGDRECHVVVLLEDDVVDWDEEYPPQMGEEYSQTVNSTAMYRFFKYIENRDVAKQVMKERGLKKIRLGIEGYPTYKEKVKKRADGRAEVIYNYVQRPFIHMSWEKEEAKSRHVDFQCLKSKSVTNLAEATADPVLDAGENPITAIGMDPIPQPLAANPMGIDTDAEGAVGLPADSDLNQLLPDETS from the exons ATGCgatttactgtaaaaaaaactaGACAGGTTAGGTTTTACTTTTGCAGCGTTCAAATTTGCTCCTCATTAAAGTGGCTATTGGAGAAAATAGAGTGGTATTTAccattttatcattc TTGTGGTGGCTCAACCAAACCAAAACCTTGTCTGGTACAGCGGGATGGAAGCAACGACCAGCACTGTCGTTCCCTCAATCCAGAAAGACAAAGCAC AATGCGTTCATCAGTCGGGTTTGCAAAACCTCAGCCTAACCAAACTCATGATAAAGTATCAGCGCCGGGAGTTGCATCCGGCATGAGTGGTGCACCAGCCAGTGAAGAGCGGATAACGCTCATTGTTGATAATACTAG ATTCATTTTAGATCCGGCATTATTCACTGCTTATCCAAATACGATGCTGGGCCGTATGTTCAGTTCCGGCATCGAATTTGCTCTGCCAAATGAAAGAGGTGAACACGAACTTGCGGATGGAATTTCTGCCATGGTGTTCAGAGCCATTTTGGAGTACTATAAAGAAGGCGTAATTCGGTGCCCTCCTACCGTTACTGTACAAGAACTTCACGAAGCTTGCGATTATCTTCTGGTACCGTTTGATGCCAACACAGTTAAATGCCAAAATTTGC GGGGACTGCTTCACGAATTGTCTAATGAAGGAGCTCGCTGCCAGTTTGAAGTTTTTCTCGAAGACTTGATATTACCACTAATGGTTAACAGTGCGCAACGAGGAGACAGAGAATGCCACGTCGTAGTTTTACTCGAAGATGACGTCGTAGACTGGGATGAAGAATATCCACCCCAAATGGGCGAGGAATACTCACAGA CGGTGAACAGCACGGCCATGTaccgattttttaaatacattgaaaatcGAGATGTGGCCAAACAAGTGATGAAAGAACGAggactgaaaaaaatacgctTGGGGATCGAGGGATACCCAACGTACAAGGAGAAGGTGAAGAAGAGAGCGGACGGCCGTGCGGAAGTTATATATAATTACGTCCAACGTCCTTTTATTCACATGTCATGGGAGAAAGAAGAAGCCAAGAGCCGTCACGTCGATTTTCAATGCCTGAAATCTAAGTCTGTAACAAATCTTGCCGAGGCTACAGCAGATCCTGTACTGGATGCTGGAGAAAATCCCATAACGGCAATCGGCATGGATCCTATACCTCAACCATTAGCAGCTAATCCCATGGGCATTGATACTGACGCTGAAGGAGCCGTTGGATTACCAGCGGACTCGGATCTCAACCAATTATTACCCGACGAAACCTCTTAA
- the LOC107224826 gene encoding BTB/POZ domain-containing protein 10 isoform X1 produces the protein MRFTVKKTRQVRFYFCSVQICSSLKWLLEKIEWYLPFYHSWPDMSNPGDRLSYVQDSSSDTETDYKETDSRGRHRVYKNRFGCGGSTKPKPCLVQRDGSNDQHCRSLNPERQSTMRSSVGFAKPQPNQTHDKVSAPGVASGMSGAPASEERITLIVDNTRFILDPALFTAYPNTMLGRMFSSGIEFALPNERGEHELADGISAMVFRAILEYYKEGVIRCPPTVTVQELHEACDYLLVPFDANTVKCQNLRGLLHELSNEGARCQFEVFLEDLILPLMVNSAQRGDRECHVVVLLEDDVVDWDEEYPPQMGEEYSQTVNSTAMYRFFKYIENRDVAKQVMKERGLKKIRLGIEGYPTYKEKVKKRADGRAEVIYNYVQRPFIHMSWEKEEAKSRHVDFQCLKSKSVTNLAEATADPVLDAGENPITAIGMDPIPQPLAANPMGIDTDAEGAVGLPADSDLNQLLPDETS, from the exons ATGCgatttactgtaaaaaaaactaGACAGGTTAGGTTTTACTTTTGCAGCGTTCAAATTTGCTCCTCATTAAAGTGGCTATTGGAGAAAATAGAGTGGTATTTAccattttatcattc CTGGCCTGACATGTCAAATCCTGGAGATCGTTTAAGTTATGTGCAAGATAGTAGCAGCGATACAGAGACAGACTACAAGGAAACGGATAGCCGCGGTCGCCACCGCGTATACAAGAACAGATTTGG TTGTGGTGGCTCAACCAAACCAAAACCTTGTCTGGTACAGCGGGATGGAAGCAACGACCAGCACTGTCGTTCCCTCAATCCAGAAAGACAAAGCAC AATGCGTTCATCAGTCGGGTTTGCAAAACCTCAGCCTAACCAAACTCATGATAAAGTATCAGCGCCGGGAGTTGCATCCGGCATGAGTGGTGCACCAGCCAGTGAAGAGCGGATAACGCTCATTGTTGATAATACTAG ATTCATTTTAGATCCGGCATTATTCACTGCTTATCCAAATACGATGCTGGGCCGTATGTTCAGTTCCGGCATCGAATTTGCTCTGCCAAATGAAAGAGGTGAACACGAACTTGCGGATGGAATTTCTGCCATGGTGTTCAGAGCCATTTTGGAGTACTATAAAGAAGGCGTAATTCGGTGCCCTCCTACCGTTACTGTACAAGAACTTCACGAAGCTTGCGATTATCTTCTGGTACCGTTTGATGCCAACACAGTTAAATGCCAAAATTTGC GGGGACTGCTTCACGAATTGTCTAATGAAGGAGCTCGCTGCCAGTTTGAAGTTTTTCTCGAAGACTTGATATTACCACTAATGGTTAACAGTGCGCAACGAGGAGACAGAGAATGCCACGTCGTAGTTTTACTCGAAGATGACGTCGTAGACTGGGATGAAGAATATCCACCCCAAATGGGCGAGGAATACTCACAGA CGGTGAACAGCACGGCCATGTaccgattttttaaatacattgaaaatcGAGATGTGGCCAAACAAGTGATGAAAGAACGAggactgaaaaaaatacgctTGGGGATCGAGGGATACCCAACGTACAAGGAGAAGGTGAAGAAGAGAGCGGACGGCCGTGCGGAAGTTATATATAATTACGTCCAACGTCCTTTTATTCACATGTCATGGGAGAAAGAAGAAGCCAAGAGCCGTCACGTCGATTTTCAATGCCTGAAATCTAAGTCTGTAACAAATCTTGCCGAGGCTACAGCAGATCCTGTACTGGATGCTGGAGAAAATCCCATAACGGCAATCGGCATGGATCCTATACCTCAACCATTAGCAGCTAATCCCATGGGCATTGATACTGACGCTGAAGGAGCCGTTGGATTACCAGCGGACTCGGATCTCAACCAATTATTACCCGACGAAACCTCTTAA
- the LOC107224826 gene encoding BTB/POZ domain-containing protein 10 isoform X4 encodes MDKTSISLWPDMSNPGDRLSYVQDSSSDTETDYKETDSRGRHRVYKNRFGCGGSTKPKPCLVQRDGSNDQHCRSLNPERQSTMRSSVGFAKPQPNQTHDKVSAPGVASGMSGAPASEERITLIVDNTRFILDPALFTAYPNTMLGRMFSSGIEFALPNERGEHELADGISAMVFRAILEYYKEGVIRCPPTVTVQELHEACDYLLVPFDANTVKCQNLRGLLHELSNEGARCQFEVFLEDLILPLMVNSAQRGDRECHVVVLLEDDVVDWDEEYPPQMGEEYSQTVNSTAMYRFFKYIENRDVAKQVMKERGLKKIRLGIEGYPTYKEKVKKRADGRAEVIYNYVQRPFIHMSWEKEEAKSRHVDFQCLKSKSVTNLAEATADPVLDAGENPITAIGMDPIPQPLAANPMGIDTDAEGAVGLPADSDLNQLLPDETS; translated from the exons ATGGATAAAACATCAATTTCACT CTGGCCTGACATGTCAAATCCTGGAGATCGTTTAAGTTATGTGCAAGATAGTAGCAGCGATACAGAGACAGACTACAAGGAAACGGATAGCCGCGGTCGCCACCGCGTATACAAGAACAGATTTGG TTGTGGTGGCTCAACCAAACCAAAACCTTGTCTGGTACAGCGGGATGGAAGCAACGACCAGCACTGTCGTTCCCTCAATCCAGAAAGACAAAGCAC AATGCGTTCATCAGTCGGGTTTGCAAAACCTCAGCCTAACCAAACTCATGATAAAGTATCAGCGCCGGGAGTTGCATCCGGCATGAGTGGTGCACCAGCCAGTGAAGAGCGGATAACGCTCATTGTTGATAATACTAG ATTCATTTTAGATCCGGCATTATTCACTGCTTATCCAAATACGATGCTGGGCCGTATGTTCAGTTCCGGCATCGAATTTGCTCTGCCAAATGAAAGAGGTGAACACGAACTTGCGGATGGAATTTCTGCCATGGTGTTCAGAGCCATTTTGGAGTACTATAAAGAAGGCGTAATTCGGTGCCCTCCTACCGTTACTGTACAAGAACTTCACGAAGCTTGCGATTATCTTCTGGTACCGTTTGATGCCAACACAGTTAAATGCCAAAATTTGC GGGGACTGCTTCACGAATTGTCTAATGAAGGAGCTCGCTGCCAGTTTGAAGTTTTTCTCGAAGACTTGATATTACCACTAATGGTTAACAGTGCGCAACGAGGAGACAGAGAATGCCACGTCGTAGTTTTACTCGAAGATGACGTCGTAGACTGGGATGAAGAATATCCACCCCAAATGGGCGAGGAATACTCACAGA CGGTGAACAGCACGGCCATGTaccgattttttaaatacattgaaaatcGAGATGTGGCCAAACAAGTGATGAAAGAACGAggactgaaaaaaatacgctTGGGGATCGAGGGATACCCAACGTACAAGGAGAAGGTGAAGAAGAGAGCGGACGGCCGTGCGGAAGTTATATATAATTACGTCCAACGTCCTTTTATTCACATGTCATGGGAGAAAGAAGAAGCCAAGAGCCGTCACGTCGATTTTCAATGCCTGAAATCTAAGTCTGTAACAAATCTTGCCGAGGCTACAGCAGATCCTGTACTGGATGCTGGAGAAAATCCCATAACGGCAATCGGCATGGATCCTATACCTCAACCATTAGCAGCTAATCCCATGGGCATTGATACTGACGCTGAAGGAGCCGTTGGATTACCAGCGGACTCGGATCTCAACCAATTATTACCCGACGAAACCTCTTAA
- the LOC107224826 gene encoding BTB/POZ domain-containing protein 10 isoform X9: protein MDKTSISLCGGSTKPKPCLVQRDGSNDQHCRSLNPERQSTMRSSVGFAKPQPNQTHDKVSAPGVASGMSGAPASEERITLIVDNTRFILDPALFTAYPNTMLGRMFSSGIEFALPNERGEHELADGISAMVFRAILEYYKEGVIRCPPTVTVQELHEACDYLLVPFDANTVKCQNLRGLLHELSNEGARCQFEVFLEDLILPLMVNSAQRGDRECHVVVLLEDDVVDWDEEYPPQMGEEYSQTVNSTAMYRFFKYIENRDVAKQVMKERGLKKIRLGIEGYPTYKEKVKKRADGRAEVIYNYVQRPFIHMSWEKEEAKSRHVDFQCLKSKSVTNLAEATADPVLDAGENPITAIGMDPIPQPLAANPMGIDTDAEGAVGLPADSDLNQLLPDETS, encoded by the exons ATGGATAAAACATCAATTTCACT TTGTGGTGGCTCAACCAAACCAAAACCTTGTCTGGTACAGCGGGATGGAAGCAACGACCAGCACTGTCGTTCCCTCAATCCAGAAAGACAAAGCAC AATGCGTTCATCAGTCGGGTTTGCAAAACCTCAGCCTAACCAAACTCATGATAAAGTATCAGCGCCGGGAGTTGCATCCGGCATGAGTGGTGCACCAGCCAGTGAAGAGCGGATAACGCTCATTGTTGATAATACTAG ATTCATTTTAGATCCGGCATTATTCACTGCTTATCCAAATACGATGCTGGGCCGTATGTTCAGTTCCGGCATCGAATTTGCTCTGCCAAATGAAAGAGGTGAACACGAACTTGCGGATGGAATTTCTGCCATGGTGTTCAGAGCCATTTTGGAGTACTATAAAGAAGGCGTAATTCGGTGCCCTCCTACCGTTACTGTACAAGAACTTCACGAAGCTTGCGATTATCTTCTGGTACCGTTTGATGCCAACACAGTTAAATGCCAAAATTTGC GGGGACTGCTTCACGAATTGTCTAATGAAGGAGCTCGCTGCCAGTTTGAAGTTTTTCTCGAAGACTTGATATTACCACTAATGGTTAACAGTGCGCAACGAGGAGACAGAGAATGCCACGTCGTAGTTTTACTCGAAGATGACGTCGTAGACTGGGATGAAGAATATCCACCCCAAATGGGCGAGGAATACTCACAGA CGGTGAACAGCACGGCCATGTaccgattttttaaatacattgaaaatcGAGATGTGGCCAAACAAGTGATGAAAGAACGAggactgaaaaaaatacgctTGGGGATCGAGGGATACCCAACGTACAAGGAGAAGGTGAAGAAGAGAGCGGACGGCCGTGCGGAAGTTATATATAATTACGTCCAACGTCCTTTTATTCACATGTCATGGGAGAAAGAAGAAGCCAAGAGCCGTCACGTCGATTTTCAATGCCTGAAATCTAAGTCTGTAACAAATCTTGCCGAGGCTACAGCAGATCCTGTACTGGATGCTGGAGAAAATCCCATAACGGCAATCGGCATGGATCCTATACCTCAACCATTAGCAGCTAATCCCATGGGCATTGATACTGACGCTGAAGGAGCCGTTGGATTACCAGCGGACTCGGATCTCAACCAATTATTACCCGACGAAACCTCTTAA
- the LOC107224826 gene encoding BTB/POZ domain-containing protein 10 isoform X10, producing MSNPGDRLSYVQDSSSDTETDYKETDSRGRHRVYKNRFGMRSSVGFAKPQPNQTHDKVSAPGVASGMSGAPASEERITLIVDNTRFILDPALFTAYPNTMLGRMFSSGIEFALPNERGEHELADGISAMVFRAILEYYKEGVIRCPPTVTVQELHEACDYLLVPFDANTVKCQNLRGLLHELSNEGARCQFEVFLEDLILPLMVNSAQRGDRECHVVVLLEDDVVDWDEEYPPQMGEEYSQTVNSTAMYRFFKYIENRDVAKQVMKERGLKKIRLGIEGYPTYKEKVKKRADGRAEVIYNYVQRPFIHMSWEKEEAKSRHVDFQCLKSKSVTNLAEATADPVLDAGENPITAIGMDPIPQPLAANPMGIDTDAEGAVGLPADSDLNQLLPDETS from the exons ATGTCAAATCCTGGAGATCGTTTAAGTTATGTGCAAGATAGTAGCAGCGATACAGAGACAGACTACAAGGAAACGGATAGCCGCGGTCGCCACCGCGTATACAAGAACAGATTTGG AATGCGTTCATCAGTCGGGTTTGCAAAACCTCAGCCTAACCAAACTCATGATAAAGTATCAGCGCCGGGAGTTGCATCCGGCATGAGTGGTGCACCAGCCAGTGAAGAGCGGATAACGCTCATTGTTGATAATACTAG ATTCATTTTAGATCCGGCATTATTCACTGCTTATCCAAATACGATGCTGGGCCGTATGTTCAGTTCCGGCATCGAATTTGCTCTGCCAAATGAAAGAGGTGAACACGAACTTGCGGATGGAATTTCTGCCATGGTGTTCAGAGCCATTTTGGAGTACTATAAAGAAGGCGTAATTCGGTGCCCTCCTACCGTTACTGTACAAGAACTTCACGAAGCTTGCGATTATCTTCTGGTACCGTTTGATGCCAACACAGTTAAATGCCAAAATTTGC GGGGACTGCTTCACGAATTGTCTAATGAAGGAGCTCGCTGCCAGTTTGAAGTTTTTCTCGAAGACTTGATATTACCACTAATGGTTAACAGTGCGCAACGAGGAGACAGAGAATGCCACGTCGTAGTTTTACTCGAAGATGACGTCGTAGACTGGGATGAAGAATATCCACCCCAAATGGGCGAGGAATACTCACAGA CGGTGAACAGCACGGCCATGTaccgattttttaaatacattgaaaatcGAGATGTGGCCAAACAAGTGATGAAAGAACGAggactgaaaaaaatacgctTGGGGATCGAGGGATACCCAACGTACAAGGAGAAGGTGAAGAAGAGAGCGGACGGCCGTGCGGAAGTTATATATAATTACGTCCAACGTCCTTTTATTCACATGTCATGGGAGAAAGAAGAAGCCAAGAGCCGTCACGTCGATTTTCAATGCCTGAAATCTAAGTCTGTAACAAATCTTGCCGAGGCTACAGCAGATCCTGTACTGGATGCTGGAGAAAATCCCATAACGGCAATCGGCATGGATCCTATACCTCAACCATTAGCAGCTAATCCCATGGGCATTGATACTGACGCTGAAGGAGCCGTTGGATTACCAGCGGACTCGGATCTCAACCAATTATTACCCGACGAAACCTCTTAA
- the LOC107224826 gene encoding BTB/POZ domain-containing protein 10 isoform X11 — translation MRSSVGFAKPQPNQTHDKVSAPGVASGMSGAPASEERITLIVDNTRFILDPALFTAYPNTMLGRMFSSGIEFALPNERGEHELADGISAMVFRAILEYYKEGVIRCPPTVTVQELHEACDYLLVPFDANTVKCQNLRGLLHELSNEGARCQFEVFLEDLILPLMVNSAQRGDRECHVVVLLEDDVVDWDEEYPPQMGEEYSQTVNSTAMYRFFKYIENRDVAKQVMKERGLKKIRLGIEGYPTYKEKVKKRADGRAEVIYNYVQRPFIHMSWEKEEAKSRHVDFQCLKSKSVTNLAEATADPVLDAGENPITAIGMDPIPQPLAANPMGIDTDAEGAVGLPADSDLNQLLPDETS, via the exons ATGCGTTCATCAGTCGGGTTTGCAAAACCTCAGCCTAACCAAACTCATGATAAAGTATCAGCGCCGGGAGTTGCATCCGGCATGAGTGGTGCACCAGCCAGTGAAGAGCGGATAACGCTCATTGTTGATAATACTAG ATTCATTTTAGATCCGGCATTATTCACTGCTTATCCAAATACGATGCTGGGCCGTATGTTCAGTTCCGGCATCGAATTTGCTCTGCCAAATGAAAGAGGTGAACACGAACTTGCGGATGGAATTTCTGCCATGGTGTTCAGAGCCATTTTGGAGTACTATAAAGAAGGCGTAATTCGGTGCCCTCCTACCGTTACTGTACAAGAACTTCACGAAGCTTGCGATTATCTTCTGGTACCGTTTGATGCCAACACAGTTAAATGCCAAAATTTGC GGGGACTGCTTCACGAATTGTCTAATGAAGGAGCTCGCTGCCAGTTTGAAGTTTTTCTCGAAGACTTGATATTACCACTAATGGTTAACAGTGCGCAACGAGGAGACAGAGAATGCCACGTCGTAGTTTTACTCGAAGATGACGTCGTAGACTGGGATGAAGAATATCCACCCCAAATGGGCGAGGAATACTCACAGA CGGTGAACAGCACGGCCATGTaccgattttttaaatacattgaaaatcGAGATGTGGCCAAACAAGTGATGAAAGAACGAggactgaaaaaaatacgctTGGGGATCGAGGGATACCCAACGTACAAGGAGAAGGTGAAGAAGAGAGCGGACGGCCGTGCGGAAGTTATATATAATTACGTCCAACGTCCTTTTATTCACATGTCATGGGAGAAAGAAGAAGCCAAGAGCCGTCACGTCGATTTTCAATGCCTGAAATCTAAGTCTGTAACAAATCTTGCCGAGGCTACAGCAGATCCTGTACTGGATGCTGGAGAAAATCCCATAACGGCAATCGGCATGGATCCTATACCTCAACCATTAGCAGCTAATCCCATGGGCATTGATACTGACGCTGAAGGAGCCGTTGGATTACCAGCGGACTCGGATCTCAACCAATTATTACCCGACGAAACCTCTTAA